A section of the Festucalex cinctus isolate MCC-2025b chromosome 7, RoL_Fcin_1.0, whole genome shotgun sequence genome encodes:
- the ino80c gene encoding INO80 complex subunit C: protein MASQLPITIKNQTLAVGPAALRGKKRPVGPSVFAAQPTGGSTKKKKAPLMMTQLTQNQMSVVEVVPDTKAAGLVASTSLTSISSSTECTAKPPPFKDASFMHSGIGGAAAGKKNRTWKNLKQIMVLERTLPWKLDDANYYNIDAPPSLKPSKKYSDISGLPANYTDPQTKLRFTSTEEFSYIRLLPTDVVTGYLALRKATCIVP, encoded by the exons ATGGCATCACAGCTCCCTATTACGATCAAGAACCAGACATTGGCCGTCGGCCCTGCCGCTCTGCGGGGAAAGAAGCGTCCTGTTGGTCCGTCGGTGTTTGCCGCTCAGCCGACCGGCGGGAGcaccaagaagaagaaggctCCGCTAATGATGACACAACTCACACAGAATCAG ATGTCAGTGGTAGAAGTTGTCCCTGACACGAAGGCGGCTGGATTGGTGGCGAGCACGTCATTAACAAGCATCAGCTCCAGCACAGAATGCACCGCCAAGCCACCGCCATTCAAAGATGCCTCATTTATG CACTCGGGGATCGGCGGAGCAGCAGCAGGAAAAAAGAATCGAACCTGGAAGAATCTCAAACAAATTATGGTGTTGGAACGGACTTTACCTTGGAAGCTCGACGACGCAAACT ACTACAACATTGATGCCCCTCCCTCTCTGAAACCATCCAAAAAATACTCGGACATCTCCGGACTACCT GCAAATTACACAGACCCCCAGACCAAACTTCGCTTCACATCCACAGAGGAGTTCTCCTACATCCGCCTCCTCCCCACGGATGTCGTCACAGGCTACCTGGCGCTGCGGAAGGCAACCTGCATCGTACCCTGA